In the Plasmodium gaboni strain SY75 chromosome 13, whole genome shotgun sequence genome, ataaaaaatgaatcAGATTTATATGTATCACAGTTAGGTGATGACAGACCTCTAACCATGGGTAAATTTTCACCAGATAATAGTGTATTTGCTATTAGTAGttttaattcatatattaaaatatttaattatagaaatgatgattataatttaataaaaacattaaaaaatggtcatgaagaaaaaattaattgTATAGAATGGAATTATCCTAATAATTACTCTTATTATAGTACAATGAATTATAAAGATTTATCAAAacataatttattattagCTTCATGTTCATCTGATAAATCGTTTTGTATATGGAAACCATTTTATGATgaatatgatgatataaatggtaatataaatgataatataaacgACAATATAAATGACAATATGAATGACAATATGAATGACAATATAAATGACAATATAAATGacaatatgaataataattctcATAAGGTTGATAAGAATAATTCcaagaaaaataaattatcctcacaaaataaaaattatttattatgcAAAGTAAATGCTCATGATGATcgaataaataaaatatgttttcatcccttaaataaatatgtattaacATGTTCAGATGATGAAACTATAAAAATGTTCGATTTAGAAACAAAACAAGAATTGTTTTATCAAGAAGGTCATAATACTACAGTGCATAGTATTGCTTTTAATACATATGgtaatttatatttatcagGAGATTCTAAAGGAGGTTTAATGTTATGGGATATTAGAACTggtaaaaatattcaacaaatgaaaatggcacataataattctataatgaatataaattttaatcCATTTCTAGCAAATATGTTTTGTACTTGTTCCACTGATAATActattaaaatatttgatTTAAGAAAATTTCAAATTTCTTGTAATATTCTAGcacataataaaattgtTACGGATGCTGTTTTTGAACCAACCTATGGAAGATATATTGTTTCAAGTTCATTTGAtacttttattaaaatatggGATTCTGttaatttttattgtacaaaaatattatgtaataataataataaagtaCGTAATGTTGATATAGCTCCTGACGGTTCCTTTATTTCTTCTACATCATTTGATAGAACGTGGaagttatataaaaataaggaATACGCAGAGGATAATATTCTTTCCCATTTTATGTGATTAgtattttgaaaaaaaaaatatatatatatattatatattatatctgATGTTAGCAAGTCACATGATAAGGTTACaacattattatcatacaatttaattattttgtatttttgttaaaaaaatggataacacataatatgtaatatatatatatatatatgaaaatatagaaaaattacatatattcaaaatactattattttatttttaattttttgtttgattgttttttttataaatttttttttcttttttttttttttttttgttttatacttataaaatatatgtttatatgtttcatttaaaatattttattttataaataaatcatttagttaaaaatatacacacatatatatatagatatatacatatatagataaatatattgatatatgcctattttcttattttttttttttaatatttctcatagtatacattttttatatttatattattctttttttgtttaaaaaaatataaaataaataaacttatatatttcttaagaatatttataaattttaagaaggaaaaaatttacatgtttgaatatattgttcaaaaataatataaatatttgaaaagaaaatatattcatgGTTGATTTTATATACCTTATAACCTTTTGGATGTTTTAAAGCTTtaacaaatattttattaatacaGGTTCTTtcaagaaaaaataatttttaagaaaaaaataacaataataataataaataaatcaataaataaatgtacatatatatatatatatatatatatatatatatatatatatatatatttttgaatttttGTGAATCAATTTCTAATTAATGATTGAATCAATCATGGAAATTATGACCCTAAGAAATATTGGATTATAGAACCATAAAATggtatattatatatatatatatatatatttaagttttatttatataaaaaatatatgattatatatatatatatatattatataaatacccttaaatgaacaaaattatgaaatattataagatattaaattggaaaaaataattgaGTGAAAAtctaaaatatatatatatatatatacattttttttatgttatttattttttttgtgtgtgttttatattaatatgttttttttgtgttCATCGATGTACAGTATGATGCttctattatatatatatatatatatatatatatatatataattatatttttttatttatatttagaTGCTTCATCTTTTAATGTAGgttaaaatattcaaatgtatatataattgttaaacttattatcattatatatgCTAAATGCAAATTTAtctatttatttattaacaTAAATTTACTCATTTCTTTTGAAATgcaaaaatatatttccCATTTTGTAAATGAATTTTGtcattataaaataaaagatagTCGGTCCCTTTTTCATCAGTTTTACTTTCCTTCTTTTTTTgatgatttatttatacaaaaatCGAAAAGAAGATTCGGCACTTATGGAGCTGTAACCAGGAAAAGACAAGAACTGAGAGAAAAATTTTATGAGGAAAAATATAAGCATAACCCTAATCATGTACCAAAATATTCAAAGGTGAAAAAAGGAAGTAGAGGGGGATGGATAAAAAATCCTTTAAAAGAAGTTACAAAAAATAGTGGAAATAATTTTAAGTATGAAGAAAAgataaaagaagaaatttcatcagaagaagaagaatgtattaaaaaaatgatacaAATGAGAAAGGAAGTAAGCAATAAAAGAATCGTTGATGAAGATTATAATGAACTGattaataatgattataaaaatataaatatatcgaataatatatcaaattttaatttattttctatttgTGATAATTTCatagataaaaaaaaagaaataatacataaaatagAAAACCCTCAACATTTTGTAgataaacatataaaaaatttagTGGATACATATAGTAACATTAATGAGTTACACGAAAATTATAATGCAAATAATAAGTACCCCAAAACACCTgattatttaaaagatatatataataaaaaaaataagaaaaagaaagaaaaaaatcAAACGAATGGAAATGGcaaagaaaatgaaaataatttaattgATCACAAAATGGAACACAATTGtataatgaataaaaatgcaaaagaaaatgaagattATTTAAATTGTTACAATGAAGAGAGTTCAAATGGTTATGTAGATAATACTTTAAgtaattcaaataataatatgcATGTAGATAAGCCCTTATTCAATTCATTTATAGAATcagaaaaattaaataaacaaCATGTTATACCATTACCTCTGGATGAAGAAAGTAAcaatgatgaaaataattttatagaaaaattTGAATGTGATTctaataatgataatataaaaaatgtacaTATGAATGAACATGATTggaaaaaattatatatcGAAGATTTACTAAATTATACAgatgaaaatgatatagATATTGGATGTTTAGATATTTTTACTACATTAAGTACTATAGATAGAAATAGAAAACTAGGTTCTTATTTTTCTAAAAATAATGcttcatttattttatataataattgtattattccttcaaaatataaagagGGGACgttaaatgaatatttacATACAAGAAATAAATGCTCCTTATTTGATAAATCCTATCAActtatattaaaattaagTGGAAATGATTgcttttatatatgtaatcAATTTATATCTAgtgatatatatgatataaataattacGATGCTTTTTATACTTGTATAATAGATAATAAGGCATATATATTGGATACATGTTATGTACTAAAAACAGAAAAGGATATTACATTAATTACTTCAGGgtattataaaaaagggttatatgaatttttaaGTGATTATATCTTATTTTGTAAAGACAGTGGCATGGACGTTCATATACAAgttgatataaataaaagaattttaTCTTTACAAGGACCCCTTTCTAATATGATCTTTAATGATATACTAGAATATTATGATTGGAATAATAAAGACAGAAGTATACGTTATTTGAATAatgtaattataaataagcataataataataataataataataataataaaaatgatatagaaaaaatatgtacAGATGTAAAcacattatattttaaaaatgaagataataatcCAATTAAATCTTCATATTTTCAAATACCATATATGAgctttaaaaaatttaatgtaataaaaaacggagttatattaaatgataacaaacaaaatataaataagtCCCTTGATATCTATGAAGTCATATGTATAAGAATAGGTGATACGGGTGAAGATGGATATGAATTTATtgttgataataatataagtaGTCTTTTTGTAGACATGTTTTTAAACcataaaaatgtaaaattAGCAGGTGCATATGCATTAGATATTCTAAGAATGGAATCAGGTTTTCCTCTATATGGTACagatataattaaaaatacaaGTCCCATAAGAGCTTCACTTGCATGGACtttgaaatataaaaaaattaaagaaaaaagtaTTTTTGGATTTCAAAATTTATTGAAAGAATATAGTATGAAACCCAAATTTTTACGTGTTGGTATCTTGTCTAATcaattaatatttaaaacttgtaaaatattatcCTATCCATACAAAAAACCTATAGGATATATAACATCATGTACATGGAGTccaatatataaaaagagaATAGCGCAAGGTTATATTAGAAGAGATTTCgcaaaaaataatgaacaAGTCCTTATATCTATACCAACTGATATACCTCAAgatttttcaaaaaaaaaaaaatataaaattttacGAAGTAGATCTGCACATAAGTTTACTCTAGCTCAAGTTTGTGCATTACCGTTTGTAGAACAtaaatatcaaaaaatataaggaaaatgaaaaataaaaaaaataaaaaaaaataaaaaaaatataaaaattaaaatgtatacatataataaaaaataatgcAAACATAGttattttaatttgtataatataatataaaatgagtttgttaatttgttttcttgtttttcctttttttttttttttttttatgtggaatatataattatataatgttttaCGAAGCTTTTTCataatacacatatatatttatatgtgaTATAATACCTATTTTGTCGTGTGAAAATATTACACACATTTACTATAATATCAGAAGAAATTTTATcttatatacaaaaaaatatcgacatctaaaatatatatatgtatatatatttgtttttataatatttttaaataaaagatgatttgatatataattgtgtattttttatttcccCCCAATATAATTAACCTCAAATTCCTTTCgttcaatatatatatatatatatatatatatatacataacGTGAAGAAATGATGCAAATATGAAATTTATACGATTGgattataaatttttatttgctttttcttaattcatattttcgattttattttattttattttattttatttttttgtttgttatcgtaataaataatttttatgctttatgtaaaaaaaaaaaaaaaaaaaaaaaaaattttaatataatatatattaatataaattaattgaatgcttaattattttatactTAAAAGTAACAAGAatttttaaacatataatttttatatttgtttatttatttattttatttttttttattaattataaaaaaaacatttattacacatttataatttttacaaaaaatacactgaaataagaagaaaaataagtacaaaatgtaaaaaatgaaaaaaaagaaaaggaaaGAAAATAGAAACttcaatataaataacatCATGACAAAAACCAAGTGAAAgttaaaattatattatataatatatatatatatatatagagTTGTTTGTggtaatttttttcttttcttttttttttttttttttactttcatttgtttatatatttatttatatatttattttatattgttgtatattattatataaagtttatatattattatattacatttttgaattattaatttataaaattaatacattattaattagtttttaaaagaattagaaattatttttaatagatataaatgtatatttatgaataaatatttatatatatcttataaattaaaaaatatatataattatatatattttacagttataaaattttaaatgtaagaacaaaaatgaattttttttaaatattatataaattacgcttctatacatatatataatatatatatatatatatatatatttttatatcatatattatgaaGTAAATGGTATAGagtttatattttaaaaacaaTTGTTGCCtctcattattattattttattttattttttcgaatacatatatttataccaatgaagaataatatatgaacaaattaaatgaatacattttttcattaaaaaaaaaaaaagaaaaactttatatttctatatacTTTAAGTTATTAATgtttataaatacataaatcATTAAGTATTATTCtattacatattattatttatatactttataaatgtatatataaaatataatgtattatttatttatgtattattattttctttttgtacaatattgataaattaaataatatatatgaaaaaaaattttatagaAACATTGGTgtatgttattattttttttttaaaatgtattattatttatttgaaattaataatgagtacaataaattttaaattaaaattaatgtatctttatttatggtacctataatatatatatatatatttatttatttattatgaatacatattattatgtgtGAATGTCTtcattttaaattaaataatgaaatataaatcaaaaatACAAATAGATATTTTAGaatactttttattttttaagttgtagaaaaaaaaaatttcacacatatatatatatataataattccTTGTGACCGCATTTTTGAaacttataaatatatatatatatatatataatatctcccatatatatttaaaatttttttttttttttttttttttgagttaatttttttaattttttataatggGAGAGGGACATTCTAAAAGTACAATTAATCATGGTAATTTGAGTGAAGAAGAAGTTCAAAATATTAGGAAGAAATTTAGTttgaataaaaaagaattaaatgAAACTATTAGTACATTTGAATTTATTTACGCATATCCACATATATTAAGACCTTATATTGCCTTAGTACTTCCTTCTTTTCATGAAGTGCTACGAAAAAAGAATAGGAAgaataaaagtaaaaatagTAGTACTTctaataatacaaataacTATGGTTTAAATTATgctataaatatattatttagTAAAAGCAATAAAAAGATTAGTAATGAAATATCATTAcaagatataataaatattttatcatatttacATAATGTTAAGAGcagaattattattaggATATTGTTCTTAAGTTTTCTAAGGTATAgtataacaaataataacgatactataaaattaaatatattagaagaaaatgatatagaaaatgaaaataataatgatgaatTAAATATCACAAAAATTGTTGAATCGAATATTAAAAGGGAAGATTGCTGTATGGCTACGGATACATATGAAcctaatatatatgatgatcctcaaaataataataatgataatgatataaatgatgaatattttttatataagaaaCGTAGTTCTTTTGATTTAGTATATTCCGATTCAAATGTaaatacaataaataagaataataaaaaagaaagaaattataaatttattaaagataatatatttattgttgaaaaaaataaaattacaAGTCAATATCCACAGAATTTTATAGTTAAAGATTTAATTTCAATAGAAGAAGCAATACATCATCtttttacatatatgtatatagaacaattgtatttattatgcCCAAGTAATAtgttatttaaattatcaaaTGTAACTCAGTTAGCTGAAAAAGATTTTCctataaataatataaaattgaaATGCTATGATGATTCTATAATTAATAGACAAAATAGTTGGGACTTggcttttttttttaaagaattatCATGTTCATTAGAAACAAATTTagattttaaaaatattgttataGGTTTTAGATTATATGCTAATTctatagataataataaaaattctATAGATTCACTTGtaattgaatatataaattcGACTTTTACTAATATGAGTAGTAATTATTCGAATGTAACATGGAAACATTTTATGAATAAGGAAAATGTATTAACAGAAGGAATTAATAAAGAtaacaagaaaaaaaaaaaacaatcGAATACTTCTGAAACAGATATACAATTAGAAGAGGAAGatcaaaaagaaaattatatttttgatcaaaatgaaataccaaatataaatgatatatgtattaatagTATTGAATTAATACATTCGATATATActaatatgaaaaaaaaggaaatagcaaaaaaagataataaaaataagttATTGGATAATGATACATATAAGCAATCAGAATCTATTATTGAATTACAGAATACTTCGAATGGATGGAGAggattatttttaaatgaatCTAGTAAAATATTAACAGATGAAATAGCTTTTAGTTTAAGACAATGTTCACCTTGTTTTAGTAATAATGTATGGTATAGATTATATGCCTCATGGAAACAAGGAACTAGTTTTAATAGATTTATGAGTTCTCTTTTTCATTATCCATCTCCTATCgtaatagtaataaaaacaaatgatAATCAGATATTAGGAGGAGTATGTACAACACCCTTAAAGGATTCTCATTTATATCATGGTTGTTCTAATGATTTCCTTTTTGCAGCTTATCCTGTATTCCGTATTATTAGAACAAATCAATTTGGTACAAACTATGTATACTTAAATAGTAAAAATAGTTTCTATCCAAAAGGATTAGGTTTTGGTGGGAAACCTGAATGTTTTAGATTATTTTTAAGTGATGAATTTAAAGATTCTTATTGTACCGAAAGTGATTTTACATACAAAAGTGgacatttatattttccacagcagaaaaataaaaaaggaaaaaaaaataattatacaaATGGTTCATCAGATAGTAAGGATGGTGATAATCAAGATGATAAAAACAAAAGTGAAGAATTAGAAGAACACGAACAAGAAATAGATGACGAGGAAGATGATTTAAAttcatattcatttttatacaAATTATCAATCAACGAAGTTGAAGCTTGGGGATGTGGTGATGAAAAAGCATTACAAGaacaaaaattaattatacAAAATGAAGAAGCATGTAAACAAGAGAGAAGAACAACTGATAAATCTAAAATGGTACAAAATAGTTTTGATAAAGAATTTTTACTTCCTAAAGTTTTTTCTGTTGgaaaatatgaagaatTAAAACCGAGTACATAAttcacattttttttttgtgctatatatttaattatacgattatattattcatatataaagGGGTGTGGggaaataatataaaataaaaatatatatatatatatatatatatatatatatatatgtacttatatttatattggTGTACATTATagattataatattttttaagagcaatattttttttttctcattacaaaatgatatattatatatatatatatatttaatcAGTATTCACAATTAGGAGGAAACCTATTATGTAATAAAGatgaattattttattattttttcaaaaaaaaaaaaaaaaatttgcACCTTTCTATAGGGAAGTAGTAATCCCTATAAAATTTTGTATTAGTAGAAAAATATTCCAATGTGTAGTAGATATATccaaaattaaaaatttgaaaccgtaaatttttttcttaaaatatgtatatatttttatttttttttttgttaacctttcttttgataattaaaaagatataatatttttatatattttgtttttttaaattaaaagttatatactaaaaattataaatatatatcatataattcttttattttatgtatttattttttttgttacATTCATATATCAGCCgtataatgatatatatattatatatattatatatatatttataaattttcatcaacaatttatattaactttatatatatatatatatatatatatagcTCTAATATGaatgttaaaaaatttttttatgtattttccactataatatattagtacttttaagaaaattgctattaaaaatataataataggacaccataatatatttaaagatattaaaaatagaaacaacaaaaaaaaaaaaaaaaaaaaaaaaaagaaaagaaaagaaaagaaataattgtatcgaaaaaaaatattttcaagACAAAAATTGAAgagaaataaaaaaaaaaatatatttatgtatgGTATTCATTTCTTCTCTTTATAAGGTATGATTTTTCATCcttcattttcattattctaattattattattactttttttttttttttttttttttttttaatatttataattatcacTTAATTATATTGCATTATTTTTGAGTActattttaaataaaataattaattgtataaattattatgtatattatatatatatatatatatatatatatatatttaatataatatatatattagttattattatatatttttatatatataaataaatatatattatgtatcatttatattaatgtgtttaaaaaaaaaagaaaaataataaaaactAGTCTTAAtgattaaaaaataaaatataaaaaaaatatattttaaatatgtatttaaaatttcaaataatataaaagaattaagtgcttaaaatattatatataacaaaatatttctatttgtacttatttatatataatatatacatatatttatattttttttttatacatattatatatatattatgtatatctaatatatgtatatataaaatatttttatgtttacATTCCccattttatatttttcttatgtaacgaccatattttttatattttaagaaGCGATTCTCTTTAAATTTATAGTTTtgttcttttattatttttttgttttttatattatataattttttttccttttcctttccctttctttttttttcctttttctttttttccTTTCCATTCCCtttatactttttttcatttatttattatatatttttttaatgtataCACAAATTATTcccaaaaaaaaaaaaataaatatcatgaatgttgatattttttttaagattgttatatacaaatatatataatgttaattatatattatatatatatatatataaaataatataaaatatagtttatatatatttatgtatgaTTAATtgaataattaaaaaaaacataagtaaaataatataaaataattgattatttgtaaaatgtaatgtatatatgacatataaatatatatataattacaatatatttttttaataaattatataataaatatatattaaagtaccatataaatatatatatatatatatatatatatatatatatatataatactaatatattagttatatataattaataaaaacagaaagtatattaataattggaaaaaaaagaaaaattacataattataatatatacttatatatatatatttatatatgtatatttaattgTTAATATAAAGATCTTGCTATAAGAGTAACATTTGTATAATTACAGAACAAGTCACAcatagataataataataataaaatattttattgtgtttatatttatagtttttagtatttttttttgtactTAATACATACccttcaaaaaaaaagtgttacaaaatatatgaGTGAAAATGAGACCTcgtttttttttgttcctgctttttataatatatatatataatagcTTAAGAATAAAATGTTCATCCTTATTAGGTATTGATTTTGgtaatgaatatataaaagtatCCATAGTATCTCCTGGTAAAGGATTTAATATCTTATTAAATAATCAGagtaaaagaaaaataacAAATTCTATATCTTTTGCAAATAAATTTAGAACATATGATGAAGAATCTAAGATTTACAGCACAAAATATCCACAGTTGACCCTACTAAACAGTAATAATGTATTAGgttataatttatttgattCTTTAAAGAATAAAGAGAATTTTGTAATTGAGAAGTATGATGAAGATAATGAAGAATTTTATAgtgatataaataattatgatttTTCTAATGATTTTGGTTCGAAGtattattcatatgattATGTAGTTGATCATAAAAGAGGtacaataaatattaaactAAAAGATAATATGATATTGTCATCCGAAGAAGTTACAGCAAATATATTAggttatataaaaaagttAGCATATACACATTTGAATATTGATTATAAAGtgaaaagaaatattaatttaaatattgGTTGTGTTATATCTGTACCTTGTAATTTTTCtcaaagaaaaaaacaagCCTTAATTAATGCAAGTAAAATAGCTGGTTTAGAATTATTAGGAATTATTAATGGTGTGACAGCAGCAGCTATACATAATGTACATGACATACCATTAAATACAACTAAACTTACCATGTATTTAGATATAGGaagtaaaaatattaatgtaGGTATTGCTACTATTAGTTTTGTTGAGAAGGATAAAGTTCGATCAAGAAGTGTTCAAGTATATGCATGTGAATGTTTA is a window encoding:
- a CDS encoding putative U4/U6 small nuclear ribonucleoprotein PRP4 — its product is MKIGDVLHDYKLYDNTKKKNNDMILNENNSKEILLEEFEIKSKLRKVCLGIPTKDIDVKNIFRLLKEPICLFGEDSYDKRNRLKNILITKYDRLIIKKKIEKEDDVEEFKNILKRYYIDFSNLYPSSLSESNKINEIHDKQKLKDIHVIEDEKKVHIKTVKAEDIDILKQKFYTEGTEDLKKCRKEITIKTLPRIFLYKEMINKFQNQYSKKEYENYITSFNEHIKNESDLYVSQLGDDRPLTMGKFSPDNSVFAISSFNSYIKIFNYRNDDYNLIKTLKNGHEEKINCIEWNYPNNYSYYSTMNYKDLSKHNLLLASCSSDKSFCIWKPFYDEYDDINGNINDNINDNINDNMNDNMNDNINDNINDNMNNNSHKVDKNNSKKNKLSSQNKNYLLCKVNAHDDRINKICFHPLNKYVLTCSDDETIKMFDLETKQELFYQEGHNTTVHSIAFNTYGNLYLSGDSKGGLMLWDIRTGKNIQQMKMAHNNSIMNINFNPFLANMFCTCSTDNTIKIFDLRKFQISCNILAHNKIVTDAVFEPTYGRYIVSSSFDTFIKIWDSVNFYCTKILCNNNNKVRNVDIAPDGSFISSTSFDRTWKLYKNKEYAEDNILSHFM
- a CDS encoding putative aminomethyltransferase, whose amino-acid sequence is MQKYISHFVNEFCHYKIKDSRSLFHQFYFPSFFDDLFIQKSKRRFGTYGAVTRKRQELREKFYEEKYKHNPNHVPKYSKVKKGSRGGWIKNPLKEVTKNSGNNFKYEEKIKEEISSEEEECIKKMIQMRKEVSNKRIVDEDYNELINNDYKNINISNNISNFNLFSICDNFIDKKKEIIHKIENPQHFVDKHIKNLVDTYSNINELHENYNANNKYPKTPDYLKDIYNKKNKKKKEKNQTNGNGKENENNLIDHKMEHNCIMNKNAKENEDYLNCYNEESSNGYVDNTLSNSNNNMHVDKPLFNSFIESEKLNKQHVIPLPLDEESNNDENNFIEKFECDSNNDNIKNVHMNEHDWKKLYIEDLLNYTDENDIDIGCLDIFTTLSTIDRNRKLGSYFSKNNASFILYNNCIIPSKYKEGTLNEYLHTRNKCSLFDKSYQLILKLSGNDCFYICNQFISSDIYDINNYDAFYTCIIDNKAYILDTCYVLKTEKDITLITSGYYKKGLYEFLSDYILFCKDSGMDVHIQVDINKRILSLQGPLSNMIFNDILEYYDWNNKDRSIRYLNNVIINKHNNNNNNNNNKNDIEKICTDVNTLYFKNEDNNPIKSSYFQIPYMSFKKFNVIKNGVILNDNKQNINKSLDIYEVICIRIGDTGEDGYEFIVDNNISSLFVDMFLNHKNVKLAGAYALDILRMESGFPLYGTDIIKNTSPIRASLAWTLKYKKIKEKSIFGFQNLLKEYSMKPKFLRVGILSNQLIFKTCKILSYPYKKPIGYITSCTWSPIYKKRIAQGYIRRDFAKNNEQVLISIPTDIPQDFSKKKKYKILRSRSAHKFTLAQVCALPFVEHKYQKI
- a CDS encoding putative krox-like protein, whose amino-acid sequence is MGEGHSKSTINHGNLSEEEVQNIRKKFSLNKKELNETISTFEFIYAYPHILRPYIALVLPSFHEVLRKKNRKNKSKNSSTSNNTNNYGLNYAINILFSKSNKKISNEISLQDIINILSYLHNVKSRIIIRILFLSFLRYSITNNNDTIKLNILEENDIENENNNDELNITKIVESNIKREDCCMATDTYEPNIYDDPQNNNNDNDINDEYFLYKKRSSFDLVYSDSNVNTINKNNKKERNYKFIKDNIFIVEKNKITSQYPQNFIVKDLISIEEAIHHLFTYMYIEQLYLLCPSNMLFKLSNVTQLAEKDFPINNIKLKCYDDSIINRQNSWDLAFFFKELSCSLETNLDFKNIVIGFRLYANSIDNNKNSIDSLVIEYINSTFTNMSSNYSNVTWKHFMNKENVLTEGINKDNKKKKKQSNTSETDIQLEEEDQKENYIFDQNEIPNINDICINSIELIHSIYTNMKKKEIAKKDNKNKLLDNDTYKQSESIIELQNTSNGWRGLFLNESSKILTDEIAFSLRQCSPCFSNNVWYRLYASWKQGTSFNRFMSSLFHYPSPIVIVIKTNDNQILGGVCTTPLKDSHLYHGCSNDFLFAAYPVFRIIRTNQFGTNYVYLNSKNSFYPKGLGFGGKPECFRLFLSDEFKDSYCTESDFTYKSGHLYFPQQKNKKGKKNNYTNGSSDSKDGDNQDDKNKSEELEEHEQEIDDEEDDLNSYSFLYKLSINEVEAWGCGDEKALQEQKLIIQNEEACKQERRTTDKSKMVQNSFDKEFLLPKVFSVGKYEELKPST